A window of the Myxococcus virescens genome harbors these coding sequences:
- a CDS encoding peptidase, whose amino-acid sequence MKSFALLAFGLWAGTATAESRYAPRLSLMSERGAFALQPGDEVSESSSRGLRRGSTHMEFWLSDIQVANMGVKLGGGAVYFTLMAGLEPGRDARFSFAAGVGGHMTLSQRLWVDLDVTGGAVQPVRNPLEGDGGNVLGQARLMLGFQLMPRLAVFAGPTYNAWFSWGESDFDSITRLSVRETHPEPDQRLQHWPGIQVGLHI is encoded by the coding sequence ATGAAATCCTTTGCGCTCCTCGCATTCGGGCTGTGGGCGGGGACAGCCACCGCTGAGTCCCGGTACGCACCCCGCCTTTCGCTGATGAGCGAGCGGGGGGCCTTCGCCCTGCAGCCGGGGGACGAGGTCTCCGAGTCCTCCTCGCGAGGGCTGCGCCGGGGCTCCACCCACATGGAGTTCTGGTTGAGCGACATCCAGGTCGCCAACATGGGGGTGAAGCTGGGCGGCGGGGCCGTCTACTTCACGCTGATGGCGGGCCTGGAGCCGGGCCGCGACGCGCGCTTCAGCTTCGCGGCGGGCGTGGGCGGGCACATGACGCTGTCCCAGCGGCTCTGGGTGGACCTGGACGTGACGGGCGGCGCCGTCCAGCCGGTGCGCAACCCGCTGGAGGGTGACGGCGGCAATGTGCTGGGGCAGGCCCGCTTGATGCTGGGCTTCCAGCTCATGCCCCGCCTGGCCGTGTTCGCCGGGCCCACCTACAACGCGTGGTTCTCCTGGGGCGAGTCGGACTTCGACTCCATCACCCGGCTGTCCGTCCGGGAGACCCATCCCGAGCCGGATCAACGCCTCCAGCACTGGCCCGGCATCCAGGTGGGCCTCCACATCTGA
- a CDS encoding RNA polymerase sigma factor — protein MSIDVEAYYRRYGPQVLRRCRFLLRDEEKAVDAMHDVFVQLLRYQGALKDAAPSSLLHRIATTVCLNRLRGAKRRPEDREDELVLQIASADDTESRTAARGLLDRLFGRVPASSQDIAVLHLVDGMTLEQTAREVGLSVSGVRKRLRALTAVLQELELEAA, from the coding sequence GTGTCAATCGATGTGGAGGCCTACTACCGGCGCTATGGCCCCCAGGTGCTCCGGCGCTGCCGCTTCCTCTTGCGTGACGAGGAGAAGGCCGTGGACGCCATGCACGACGTGTTCGTGCAGTTGCTGCGCTACCAGGGCGCGCTGAAGGACGCGGCGCCGTCGAGCCTGTTGCACCGGATTGCCACCACGGTGTGCCTCAACAGGCTGCGCGGCGCGAAGCGGCGTCCGGAGGACCGGGAGGACGAACTGGTGCTGCAGATTGCCTCCGCCGACGACACCGAGTCCCGCACCGCCGCGCGCGGCCTGCTGGACCGCCTCTTCGGCCGGGTGCCCGCGTCCAGTCAGGACATCGCGGTGCTGCACCTGGTGGATGGGATGACGCTGGAGCAGACGGCCCGCGAAGTGGGGCTGTCCGTGTCCGGCGTGCGCAAGCGCCTGCGGGCGCTGACGGCAGTGCTGCAAGAGCTGGAGCTGGAGGCCGCATGA
- a CDS encoding cobalamin B12-binding domain-containing protein: MLTSNDSALSGLLNAYLAAQLAGNRREALRLLVDEGLLRGIPLQTLHLEVIQPAQYEIGRLWQENVISVAQEHLATAVSQLALAHLYRHLPRDPFNGKVVLVSCVQGELHEVGARMSSDFLEMAGFDVRFLGANVPPEHLARMTNELRPDLVALSVTMTYHLPALREAVAHVRKTLPDVHIAVGGLAFNWAPGLEEELGVNFFGKDARQFVASACRALGV; this comes from the coding sequence GTGCTCACCTCCAACGACTCCGCCCTGTCGGGCCTGCTGAACGCGTATCTCGCAGCGCAGCTCGCCGGGAACCGGCGCGAGGCGTTGCGGCTGCTCGTGGACGAGGGACTGCTCCGGGGCATCCCCCTCCAGACGCTGCACCTGGAGGTCATCCAGCCCGCCCAGTATGAAATCGGCCGGCTGTGGCAGGAGAACGTCATCTCCGTGGCGCAGGAGCACCTGGCGACCGCCGTCTCCCAGCTCGCGCTCGCGCACCTGTACCGGCACCTGCCCAGGGACCCATTCAACGGCAAGGTCGTCCTCGTCTCCTGCGTCCAGGGCGAGCTGCATGAAGTGGGCGCGCGCATGTCCAGTGACTTCCTGGAGATGGCCGGCTTCGACGTGCGCTTCCTGGGCGCCAACGTTCCACCGGAGCACCTGGCCCGCATGACGAACGAGCTTCGTCCGGACCTGGTCGCCCTCTCCGTGACGATGACGTACCACCTGCCCGCGCTCCGCGAAGCCGTGGCGCACGTGCGCAAGACACTCCCGGATGTCCACATCGCCGTGGGCGGCCTGGCCTTCAACTGGGCCCCCGGACTGGAGGAGGAGCTGGGCGTGAACTTCTTCGGCAAGGACGCGCGGCAGTTCGTCGCGTCCGCCTGTCGGGCCCTGGGAGTCTGA
- a CDS encoding ActD-like protein: MTSAHHRTPDWLLERIALGELPPAELAAARARLAEEPDGPARLAALESDTRATLEALPPARVVREVEARAARQDAPRPAFRLSPAWGLVPALAAVALVMVVLPSSETGHGTAPGDTREVTRIKGLAPQLVIHRQSAARPERLADGAAAAAGDVVQVAYIASGRSHGVIVSLDGNGAVTLHAPDEGSRSMALVPSGTQVLPRAYELDDAPGFERFFFVSSDAPFDVAVVLAAAEALAGNPDASSAPLSLPENLTQASLTLEKHE; encoded by the coding sequence ATGACATCCGCCCACCACCGCACCCCGGATTGGTTGCTGGAACGAATCGCCCTGGGCGAGCTGCCGCCCGCGGAGCTGGCCGCCGCCCGCGCCCGGCTGGCCGAGGAGCCCGACGGCCCGGCCCGGCTCGCGGCGCTGGAGTCCGACACGCGCGCCACGCTGGAGGCGCTGCCGCCCGCCCGGGTGGTCCGCGAAGTGGAAGCGCGCGCGGCCCGGCAGGACGCGCCCCGCCCGGCCTTCCGCCTGTCGCCCGCGTGGGGCCTGGTGCCGGCGCTCGCCGCGGTGGCGCTGGTCATGGTGGTCCTGCCTTCCTCGGAAACCGGGCACGGCACGGCCCCGGGGGACACCCGGGAGGTCACGCGCATCAAGGGGCTGGCGCCGCAGCTCGTCATCCACCGGCAGTCCGCCGCCCGCCCGGAGCGGCTCGCCGACGGGGCCGCCGCCGCCGCGGGTGACGTGGTGCAGGTGGCGTACATCGCCTCGGGCCGCTCGCATGGCGTCATCGTCTCCCTGGATGGCAACGGCGCAGTCACCCTCCACGCGCCGGACGAGGGCTCCCGGTCCATGGCCCTGGTGCCGTCGGGAACGCAGGTGTTGCCGCGCGCCTACGAGCTGGACGATGCCCCGGGGTTCGAGCGTTTCTTCTTCGTTTCGTCCGATGCGCCCTTCGACGTGGCGGTGGTGCTGGCCGCCGCGGAGGCACTGGCTGGAAATCCCGACGCCTCCTCGGCACCTCTGTCATTGCCCGAGAACTTGACGCAGGCCTCCCTCACGCTGGAAAAGCATGAGTGA
- a CDS encoding DUF6748 domain-containing protein, which yields MNSRSLVLAALVLGFVSGCSKPPAATSSPPASENGLPSSENGTPTMTPPPSHDSQPKPGESAVYIVKDSGVRCFAPPCPTYNAFPVDKPDAEPIPVHELELSAVTKGSDEQTEALIRKTLDGTGLKIQGTLETRPNAGPAGAATVLRASKVEN from the coding sequence ATGAACAGCCGCTCGCTGGTGCTCGCCGCCCTTGTCCTAGGCTTCGTCTCCGGATGTAGCAAGCCGCCCGCCGCGACGTCCTCGCCACCGGCGAGCGAGAATGGCCTCCCCTCCAGCGAGAACGGAACGCCCACCATGACCCCACCGCCCAGCCATGACTCCCAGCCCAAGCCGGGTGAGAGCGCCGTCTACATCGTCAAGGACAGTGGCGTGCGCTGCTTCGCCCCGCCCTGCCCCACCTACAACGCCTTCCCGGTGGACAAGCCGGACGCGGAGCCCATCCCCGTGCACGAGCTGGAGCTGTCGGCGGTGACGAAGGGCTCGGACGAGCAGACGGAGGCGTTGATCCGAAAGACGCTGGACGGCACCGGGCTCAAGATTCAGGGCACCTTGGAGACGCGGCCCAACGCGGGCCCCGCGGGCGCGGCCACCGTCCTGCGCGCCAGCAAGGTCGAAAACTGA
- a CDS encoding hybrid sensor histidine kinase/response regulator yields the protein MRLPASAEPPFFDDLSREVALACDAGGTLTWVDARARNALAAEPGQPLRGLAAQGTEEKVDRLLAQAREEKVEGWELILCRDQVPATFAFRARPHDGGVLLVGSLVPEDYGSALERVSTTLSELSALHRETERQQRELKRRADELARLNNELEESNRGVRSLHAALDEKAESLQLAAEIKSRVVANVSHEFRTPLHSILGLSKVLLNPINGPLSGEQEKQVQFIRNSAEALFELVNDLLDLSKMEAGKAALRHSRFVVHDALSALRGMMKPLLPPGVPVELRLVEPDAPLELETDESRLSQVLRNLVSNALKFTESGHVTVSAAPGPRDTVVFTVQDTGIGIAPEHHERIFEEFSQVESHLQRKAKGTGLGLPLARRLTELLGGTLTVKSALGQGATFTVTLPRVHLEVTEMTGLTERSEHLDPSRAPVLVLEDDRQTLFLYEKYLARSGFQVLPVRSTDEARRVLERVRPAAMVLDVMLEGETSWGFLADMKNNEATRDIPILVVTVTDREQKARALGADEFWLKPVDEVRLQRKLQAMARTGPVERILIIDDDDVHRYLLKQLLKDMPYVLLEASGGKEGVQLAREKSPHLIFLDFVLPDITAFDVLDELKADPRTREVPVILHTSHELKEAERSRLAKETAAILAKHTLSREVAITRIRDALSKAGLGSQALPQEASRRG from the coding sequence ATGAGGCTTCCCGCCTCCGCCGAGCCGCCGTTCTTCGACGACCTCAGCCGCGAGGTCGCCCTGGCCTGCGACGCGGGCGGCACCCTCACCTGGGTGGACGCCCGCGCCCGGAACGCCCTCGCCGCCGAACCCGGACAACCGCTGCGTGGGCTGGCGGCCCAGGGCACCGAAGAGAAGGTGGACCGGCTGCTGGCCCAGGCGCGCGAAGAGAAGGTGGAGGGCTGGGAGCTCATCCTCTGCCGGGACCAGGTGCCCGCGACGTTCGCCTTCCGCGCCCGGCCCCATGACGGAGGCGTGCTGCTGGTGGGCAGCCTGGTGCCGGAGGACTACGGCAGCGCGCTCGAGCGGGTGAGCACCACCCTGAGCGAGCTGTCCGCGCTCCACCGCGAGACGGAGCGCCAGCAGCGCGAGCTCAAGCGCCGCGCGGACGAACTGGCCCGCCTCAACAACGAGCTGGAGGAGTCCAACCGCGGCGTGCGCAGCCTCCACGCCGCGCTGGATGAGAAGGCCGAAAGCCTCCAGCTGGCCGCGGAAATCAAGAGCCGCGTGGTGGCCAACGTCAGCCACGAGTTCCGCACTCCGCTGCACTCCATCCTCGGCCTGTCGAAGGTGCTGCTCAACCCCATCAACGGCCCCTTGAGCGGCGAGCAGGAGAAGCAGGTCCAGTTCATCCGCAACTCGGCGGAGGCCCTCTTCGAGCTGGTGAATGACCTGCTGGACCTCTCCAAGATGGAGGCCGGCAAGGCGGCGCTGCGCCACAGCCGCTTCGTGGTGCACGACGCGCTCAGCGCGCTGCGCGGCATGATGAAACCGCTCTTGCCACCTGGCGTGCCCGTGGAGCTGCGGTTGGTGGAGCCAGACGCGCCGCTGGAGCTGGAGACGGACGAATCCCGGCTGAGCCAGGTGCTGCGCAACCTGGTGTCCAACGCGCTGAAGTTCACCGAGTCCGGCCACGTCACGGTGTCAGCGGCGCCCGGCCCCCGGGACACGGTGGTCTTCACCGTGCAGGACACGGGCATTGGCATCGCGCCGGAGCACCACGAGCGCATCTTCGAGGAGTTCTCGCAGGTGGAGAGCCACCTGCAACGCAAGGCGAAGGGCACCGGCCTGGGCCTGCCGCTGGCGCGCCGGCTGACGGAGCTCCTGGGCGGCACGCTCACCGTGAAGAGCGCGCTGGGACAGGGCGCCACGTTCACCGTCACCCTCCCGCGCGTCCACCTGGAGGTCACGGAGATGACCGGCCTGACGGAGCGCAGCGAGCACCTGGACCCCAGCCGGGCCCCGGTGCTGGTGCTGGAGGACGACCGGCAGACGCTCTTCCTCTACGAGAAGTACCTGGCGCGCTCCGGCTTCCAGGTGCTGCCGGTGCGCAGCACGGATGAGGCCCGGCGCGTGCTGGAGCGCGTGCGCCCCGCCGCCATGGTGCTGGACGTCATGCTGGAGGGCGAGACGAGCTGGGGCTTCCTGGCGGACATGAAGAACAACGAGGCCACCCGCGACATCCCCATCCTGGTGGTGACGGTGACGGACCGCGAGCAGAAGGCCCGCGCGCTGGGCGCCGACGAGTTCTGGCTCAAGCCGGTGGACGAGGTGCGGCTGCAACGCAAGCTGCAAGCCATGGCCCGCACCGGTCCGGTGGAGCGCATCCTCATCATCGACGACGATGATGTGCACCGCTACCTGCTCAAGCAGCTCCTCAAGGACATGCCCTACGTCCTGCTGGAGGCGTCTGGCGGCAAGGAAGGCGTCCAGCTGGCGCGGGAGAAGTCCCCGCACCTCATCTTCCTGGACTTCGTGCTGCCGGACATCACCGCCTTCGACGTGCTGGACGAGCTGAAGGCGGACCCGCGCACGCGTGAGGTCCCCGTCATCCTCCACACCTCGCACGAGCTGAAGGAGGCCGAGCGCTCGCGGCTGGCGAAGGAGACGGCCGCCATCCTCGCCAAGCACACGCTGAGCCGCGAGGTGGCCATCACCCGCATCCGGGACGCACTGTCCAAGGCCGGCCTGGGCTCCCAAGCGCTGCCGCAGGAGGCAAGCCGCCGTGGTTGA